CAAAATTAAAGGTTTTTGGGTAAAGATTTATACATTTATCCTTTACATTAGAACAAGCCCAAAAGACTCGTAATCTAATAGCTTAAATTACAAACAAATATACAGGTCTAATGTAAAAATTTTTTCATCGCAAGGCTTTTGTGCCGAAAATTTTTCTGTAATTATTTTTATTTGCATTTCAAATGAAGCGATCAATAAGTTAAAAACAGAAAATATGAAACTATATTCCTTATTCTCAAAAAGGACAAAAAAGTACCACACCGGGCTGGTATTGAGCGGAGGAGCAGCGCGCGGCTTTGCCCATATCGGAGTTCTGAAAGCCCTCAATGAAAATGGCATCTTCCCTGATGTTGTTTCCGGAGTCAGTGCAGGTGCTCTGGCCGGTGTCTTATATTGCGACGGATATAAGGCGGAAGAGATTTTTAACATCTTCAGGGATAAAAACCTGATGAAATTTGCCACCATCACCATTCCCAGAGACGGATTGCTGGGGATCGAAAACCTGAAAAGGGTACTTGAGACCACCCTTCATGCAAAAACTTTTGAGGAGCTGCAAATACCTTTCTATTGCAATGCCACCAACCTAAATGACGGCATTTCTGAATATTTCCATGAAGGCGAACTGATAACAAAAGTTATCGCCTCCGCAAGCATACCTGTGTTGTTCAAGCCCGTCTACCTGAACAACACCACCTATACCGACGGCGGAGTGATCGATAATTTCCCTGTATACCCCATTCAGGATAAAACAGAACACATTATCGGAGTACATGTTAATCCCACCGGTAAAATGCAAAGCATAAAAAGCCTGGTCAAAATAGCGGAAAGAAGCTTTCATGTGATGGTCAACTCAAGAGTCAAAGAAATGGCGGTCAACTGCGATCTTTTCATCCAGCCTGATGGTCTTGATCAATACGGATTGCTCCATGCTTCTGCGGGAAAGGAAATGTATGAGCTGGGGTATGAAAGCACAATGAAAATACTGAAAAAGAAATTCCTCAAAAAGTTCTACATCAAAGCATCATGATTTAAACCAGTCAACCTGAAAAACATAAATAATTTTAATCATTGCTCCACAATACTTTTTAACTTTGCAGTTCATCAAATCCATACCGGAAAATGAGTAAGGAACTTTACATTCATAATTCATTAACCAGAAAAAACGAAAAGTTCGAGCCTTATAAGCCGCCTTACGCAGGATTATACGTATGCGGACCTACGGTGTACGGAGAAGCGCACCTCGGCCATGCCCGGCCGGCAGTTACCTTCGATCTGGTATACCGTTACCTTTTGCACCTGGGCTATAAAGTTCGTTATGTACGCAACATTACCGATGTAGGCCATCTGGAAAGCGATGCGGATGAAGGGGAAGATAAGATCGCCAAAAAAGCCCGTGTAGAAAAGCTGGAACCGATGGAGATCGCCGAACGATATATGCGAAGCTACCACAGGAATATGGATCAGATGAATGTTATGAGGCCCAACATCGAACCCAGGGCCTCCGGACATATCATCGAGCAGCAGCAGTTGGTCAAAAAGATACTGGAAAGCGGCTTCGCCTATCTCCGCAACGGATCGGTATATTTTGACGTTGAAAAGTACAACCAACAATACAATTACGGAAAGTTATCCGGCAGAAACATAGAAGAGCTTAAAACCAATACCAGAGCGCTTGAAGGACAGGAAGAAAAAAAGAACCCATTTGATTTTGCCCTTTGGAAAAAAGCCAACCCGGAACACATCATGCAATGGCCTTCAGAATGGGGCAACGGCTATCCGGGCTGGCACCTGGAATGCTCGGCCATGAGCACAAAATATTTGGGTGAACCTTTTGACATCCACGGAGGGGGTATGGATCTGCTTTTTCCACACCATGAATGCGAAATTGCCCAGTCAACCGCTTCCAACGGCAGAGAATCGGTCCGTTACTGGATGCACAACAACATGGTTACCATCAACGGGCAAAAGATGGGTAAATCCCTGGGCAACTTCATTACACTCAACCAATTCTTTTCAGGGGAGCACGAATTTCTAAAGAAACCCTACAGCCCGATGACCATCCGGTTCTTTACCCTACAAGCCCATTACAGAAGTCCACTCGACTTCTCCAACGAAGCATTGCAGGCAGCCGAAAAGGGTCTGGATAAACTTCTTAAGGCCGGAGAACTCATTGATGATCTGGAACCGGGAGCAGAAACCGACTATGACCTGAACCAGGCAGAAGAAAAATTATACCAGGCCATCAATGATGATTTCAATACACCGGTGCTGTTTTCCCATATTTTCGATCTGGTCCGCTTCATCAATTCGGTGCACAACGGAAAAGCCCGGATCAAAAATAATGACATCCAAAAACTAAAAGACCTATACAACGCATTTGTCCATGATATCCTCGGTCTGGAACAGGAAGAAGAACAAGGTCCCGACAGCCAATTAACCAGGGAGCTGATCAATATGATCCTCAACATAAGACTGGAGGCCAGAAAGAACAAAGACTTCGAAACCGCCGACAAGATCAGGGACCGGCTTGAGGAACTGGGCATTGAAATCATGGATAAACCCGATGGATTTGACTGGGAGATCAGGAAGAAGTAGTAATGAGTAGTGAGTGAATGAGCAGTGAGTGAATGAGTAGTAGGGAGTAATGAGCATGTGTAGAGCCACGTGGCGTGGGTCAATTAGCGGCACGAAAGAACGAAAGCACGACGGAACGTCGGTACAATGGAATGAGAAGAGGGGAAAGTAGTGAGTAGTGATGAATAGTAGTGAGTTGCTTGGGAGTGAATGAGTTTTGAGTGATGTGAGTGAGGAGGTTCGTATTTGCAATCCATGGAAAAGAAAGTCCACGAATCCGTCAGGGGCCGGACAAGTTTTCACGAAGGGGTACTTCCGAAGTACCCCCTCCCCCTTCTGAAGTACCCCCCTCCACTTCAGAACTCAAACGATCAAGGTAAAAACTCGACACATCGAGATCAAACCTCGACATACCCCCTTCAGAACTCAAACGACCGAGTAAAAAACTCAAGTTTCCGAGTTCAAAGCAAGGATATCCCCCTCGAAGAAGTACCCCCTCCCACTTCAAAGCTCGAACAACCGAGTTCGGAACTCGATCATTTTAGGTAAAAGGTCGGCCGTTTGAGTTTTTAACCGGTTACCCCCACTTCGGAAGTGGATCATTCAAGTAAAAAAGAAACAATCAAGAGATCAGAGATCAGATATCAGAGGTCGGAGGTCGGAAGACAGAGGTCAGAGATCGGAGGTCAGAAGACTGAGGTCGGAGGTCGGAGATCGGAGATCGGAAATGACAGGGCGAAAGTGCGAAAAAACGATGGTACGAGAGAACGAAAGTGCGAGGGGGCGATAGGGCGAGGGAGTGGATGAAGAAGTTAGTGAATGAGTGGCGGAGCGTGTTGTTTAAATATTAGGTTTTTACACATAATTTTTTCGGATGGTTGATCATTACTCACTACTTAATACTCACTACTTTTCCCGCCTTTTCGTCTCCCACGGTATTCCGCAAGATTATTCATTTTTTCTGCCAGTCTCTGAGACATGCCACGGCATGTCTCTACACAAATTTCCAGTCTCATCAAACTCCTGTCAAACCCGTCTGTCGGGCAGGCAATCAAACCTTCAAACTTTTCACCTTATCTTCTCGTCTTCCCGTGTCA
This genomic window from Bacteroidales bacterium contains:
- the cysS gene encoding cysteine--tRNA ligase; translated protein: MSKELYIHNSLTRKNEKFEPYKPPYAGLYVCGPTVYGEAHLGHARPAVTFDLVYRYLLHLGYKVRYVRNITDVGHLESDADEGEDKIAKKARVEKLEPMEIAERYMRSYHRNMDQMNVMRPNIEPRASGHIIEQQQLVKKILESGFAYLRNGSVYFDVEKYNQQYNYGKLSGRNIEELKTNTRALEGQEEKKNPFDFALWKKANPEHIMQWPSEWGNGYPGWHLECSAMSTKYLGEPFDIHGGGMDLLFPHHECEIAQSTASNGRESVRYWMHNNMVTINGQKMGKSLGNFITLNQFFSGEHEFLKKPYSPMTIRFFTLQAHYRSPLDFSNEALQAAEKGLDKLLKAGELIDDLEPGAETDYDLNQAEEKLYQAINDDFNTPVLFSHIFDLVRFINSVHNGKARIKNNDIQKLKDLYNAFVHDILGLEQEEEQGPDSQLTRELINMILNIRLEARKNKDFETADKIRDRLEELGIEIMDKPDGFDWEIRKK
- a CDS encoding patatin-like phospholipase family protein — its product is MKLYSLFSKRTKKYHTGLVLSGGAARGFAHIGVLKALNENGIFPDVVSGVSAGALAGVLYCDGYKAEEIFNIFRDKNLMKFATITIPRDGLLGIENLKRVLETTLHAKTFEELQIPFYCNATNLNDGISEYFHEGELITKVIASASIPVLFKPVYLNNTTYTDGGVIDNFPVYPIQDKTEHIIGVHVNPTGKMQSIKSLVKIAERSFHVMVNSRVKEMAVNCDLFIQPDGLDQYGLLHASAGKEMYELGYESTMKILKKKFLKKFYIKAS